From the genome of Nicotiana sylvestris chromosome 2, ASM39365v2, whole genome shotgun sequence, one region includes:
- the LOC138886457 gene encoding zinc finger BED domain-containing protein RICESLEEPER 2-like encodes MAMCIIDYLREWGLKKIFTVTVDNASSNDVTVEKLSDKLDDWGTNSMNGQHLHVRCISHIVNLIVKNSLKESGISIARVRCTVRYIRQSPARLRKFQECCESENIVKKSLCLDVPTRWNFTYLMLSKVIEYERAIKEYSDRDTGLSRYLMFDAISDGKPVGMLTRTDRDDVSRSLYVTSNAHFLEIGQVAIYLNRLITTEDELLSEMTSSMWKKFEKYWGKPKKMNKMIFIACVLDPRYKFTTVSFVLEKMFGDEGKIIERGSYLYEFIV; translated from the exons ATGGCAATGTGTATTATTGATTATTTGCGTGAGTGGGGTTTGAAAAAGATTTTCACTGTCACAGTTGACAATGCTAGTTCAAATGATGTGACCGTGGAGAAGTTGTCTGATAAATTAGATGATTGGGGAACCAATTCCATGAATGGTCAACACCTTCACGTGAGATGCATATCTCATATTGTAAATCTTATTGTGAAAAATAGTTTAAAAGAGTCAGGTATTTCTATTGCTCGTGTTAGATGTACAGTCAGATATATTAGACAGTCTCCTGCTAGGTTGAGGAAGTTTCAGGAATGTTGTGAAAGTGAAAATATTGTCAAGAAGTCTTTATGCTTAGATGTTCCTACAAGGTGGAATTTCACCTACTTGATGTTGAGCAAGGTTATTGAATATGAGCGTGCAATTAAAGAATATTCTGATCGTGATACCGGCTTGTCACGTTATCTTATGTTTGATGCTATTTCAGATGGAAAGCCTGTAGGTATGCTTACAAGAACTGATCGGGATGAT GTGTCCAGATCACTTTATGTAACATCAAATGCCCATTTTCTTGAAATTGGTCAAGTTGCTATTTACTTAAATCGATTAATAACAACTGAAGATGAACTTTTGAGTGAGATGACATCAAGTATGTGGAAAAAATTTGAGAAGTATTGGGGTAAACcaaaaaaaatgaacaaaatgatTTTCATTGCTTGTGTTTTGGATCCTCGCTACAAGTTTACTACTGTTAGTTTTGTACTTGAGAAGATGTTTGGAGATGAAGGGAAAATTATTGAAAGAGGTTCATACTTATATGAGTTCATTGTTTAA